A portion of the Macrobrachium nipponense isolate FS-2020 chromosome 12, ASM1510439v2, whole genome shotgun sequence genome contains these proteins:
- the LOC135224752 gene encoding uncharacterized protein LOC135224752, translated as MKNESTNHIASEFLALAHNQYKKRHDSVAKALHWSLCKKRQLPCSNNWQKHQAEVLTENDQAKNLWDYGTAIWTVDYGIRTDRVIRANRPDVTLIDKTKKKVSPIKERVKTDKYQDLKIWDMLVEIVLPIVIGTLGTIPRSLKRNLEKLDAEVAPGLAQECALLETANTVRKVI; from the coding sequence atgaaaaacgagagtacaaaccacatagcaagcgaatttcTAGCACTTGCAcacaaccagtacaaaaagaggcacgattcagtagcaaaagccctccactggagcctgtgcaagaaacgccagctaccttgcagtaataattggcAAAAACACCAAGCTGAAGTattgacagaaaacgatcaggcaaagaacctctgggactatggcacgGCTATCTGGACcgtggactatggtatcagaacagatagggtgatacgtgccaatagaccagacgtgacgttgattgacaaaaccaagaagaaagtatcacccatCAAAGAGAGAGTGAagactgataagtatcaagacctgaaaatttgggatatgctagtggaaattgtttTACCCATagtcatagggacactaggcacgatcccaagatccctgaaaaggaacctggaaaaactagatgccgaagtagctccaggactcgcgCAGGAGTGtgcgctcctagaaacagcgaacacagtgagaaaagtgatttga